acttagtcacttgtaaGTTAATGAGTGCACTACTGTAGTGTGGTTGGACAttgtctactgtcacacatactgtgacacggtacacgaaGGTAGGTCAAGAAAGGGGAACACAGTACTAGGTAGGACTTAAAAATGAGCGGGATTCAATCTGAcatcgattcccggtgccagagagaatttttctcctttctacctattcttctccatatagtattctgaagctaaaaatttgttgttaatttgttaattgctttgcgcatttcttttttcaattctttaagtttgttatttaacgacggtgtatcaactactaggttatttagcgtagatgggatTCGTGATtgagagatgatatttggcgaggttaggcagatgattcgccatagagtacctggcattcaccttatggttggggaaaacctcggaaaaaatccaaccaggtaatcagtccaagcggagatcgaacccttgcacgagcgcaatttcagatcggcaggcaggcgccttaaccgactgagccacgccggaagatttttaaaatttaaactgaaaattgcaTTAATctcacgcacttatcacaacaattgtttctctttcaggggcgagctaaagtttttctatatatatatatatatatatatatatatatatatataatattttgttacaattatttgtaaaataaataaataaacaaataaataaataaataaataaataaataaataaataaataaataaataaattacaggaCTTCTAGCCACTTGATGctttaaagttcaattataatATTAGGCTAATACAGACCTACAGTTTAAGAGTgaagtgatttgtaacaattgttgtcatAAGTGCATTAGAAAAAggtaattttgtaaatataaacaaaaaaaaaattctgtatgaagGAATTCTGGAATTCACAATataattttagcttcagaatactagtcaatGAAAGGCATTATACTTCTGGATTATTCACTCTCTAAATCTTATATGACTTTGTTCAAAATGCGTTATGAAATATGACTCGTAAGAGGCGGCACCTCCTCGTGAATCatattatacatacacacacataggtGACACATTattgtattcttattttttattacgtATCGCACAACAATTCAGTCtctccacgtcacatgaagtgataTGATTAAGCCCTCTAGTTTATTGtcttagaatattaaaaatatataagcttttacttaaataaaatcatattatatgCATCAAAATATGGATACGAATTACGCGTGAAttgaacataagaaggatttcttATAACCGAAAGCAATAAATTGATACAAAACCCTATATTATATTCTAATCAATTCTAATGTTCCTCTTACATTTGCGAAAGCTAGCATTTAAAGAGATTTAATAGAAATGATTTTTAAGCGCTATCACATCTGTTGCAGGAATATGATACTTCTGCTGTTATTCTGGACTACGACTGCTGTTATTTGGACAACTGTTGCATCTGAATGCGATGTGATAACATCCTGCTTCAAAATACGTGGTTGTGGTCCCGTATTCTATAACTGCAGTGGCGAAAATATTCCAAGACTCAGCGACAGCTACTTCTCAGCATACGACACTATCGACACGATCAGACATCTTACTATTAATGATGCGCAATTATCAGAGATAGACAGTGATTTTTTCTTAAGAAAGAACATTTTAAGACACTTAAATTTGTCAAGAAACTTATTGGACTCGCTAGACTCTGAAGTATTCGTCTCTCTgaataatctaataattttagATCTGTCCCACAATCGATTAACGTACATTAATTCTGTGTTGTTTTCTGGACAAACTGAATTACAAGAATTGATATTATCTTACAACAGACTCACCACATTCAATGAATCAATTTTATTCGCTAATCAGTCACAGCTTTTACGTTTGGACTTATCCCGTAATCAGATCGCATTCTTAACACATAATCTATTTGTCCCTCTAACCAAATTAGAAAATTTGATACTTACTGGAAACAAAATTACACATTTTGATGAGTGGCAATTGTATCCCCTTCGCTCCCTGAGGAAATTTTGtgtaaatgaaaatgaattgCACTGTAATTGTGAAATTATTCATTTAGTGTGGTTATTAGGCCTAAAGAACGTAAGTAATGTTGAAGTTACATGCAGGAATTCTACTACGGGGAATGAAATTAACTTGCTTGATGCTGATTTCGACACATTTTGCAACAAACCTGATTTCACAACAATGAAAATACCATCAGACTTGTTAGAAACAGAGAATAAATTTTCCGATTCATGGGATAATATCAAGaaagatattattatttatgtactgtCGTCATTGATTGCTATATTCTTTCTGGTTTTGATGTTGTGGAAAATTAAAGTATGTTACCACGAGGGATTATTTTTCTCGCGTAGACTAAACACAAGTTATGACAATGTACTGCCAAATCACGAATATTATTACGAAGAAGTGGGTGTGGCAGCAAACTCAATTACCCCAGTCAACTTATCTTCGCTGCCAGTTAGATCAAATGTACCAACAGTTGGACCACCTCTCAATCCGTCTACAGAGAGATCCCAAAAGCGAGTTAATGTAACTGTGCAATACGACGATGTTGGTAATGACAGAATATCAAATATAAACGGATACGATTATGTCACACAAGGCGAAACTGTGTTAAGGGACAGAGATTCCGCATATATAGTGCCACCATaaaggaaatttcataaaatttgtcACTTATAACTAAACACTGGCACTTTgacttttattactactattgccgttttttttttgtgtcctGCAGTTCGTAGTCCAAAGCTTAGGGATCTGCAATGAAGTCGATGACGTACATTACGAATATCGATTTTTCAGGATAAAAGTTGCATTTGGATACTTTCTCCGTCTTTATATGAATGCAGTGCGAGTGTCTGCATCTACTGCTGAGAGCCCTATGCCTTGTCTTTAAAACTACTTTCTTGTCATACTCATTTACATACCACAGTACCGCCGGTTACTTATTCTGCAGGTGAAACAATGACGTCTTTCGCGATACGTAACTATTTAATGACGCCTCGCAGACTGCCTGAACAGACTATATCATCCCCCAGAACAGCGGTCATCACCACAGAGTAACCTCGGGcaagcgtcccttacccgcggatgaGAGACTGTATTATGGTGCAACTGTGGCTGCTGCCGGGTATGTTCTCTCCCACAACTTGTTGCACGAAGGGGCATATTACGTTGCGCCGCTTACCCTTCACCCATTTGAGcgcgtgctgacgaccactgccccaGAATATTTACACTTATTTCAAATATACTTTGTATATGCTTGTACAGCGTGTTAAAAATTATTCAACAGTTTCAGAAACGGTtgttttgggttattttacgacggcaTAACAACATCTCAGGTTTTttgcttctgaatgatatgaaggcgataatgtcggtgaaaagagttcgggatccagcaccgaaagatacccagcatttgacCGTTTTGGGTTGAgcgaaaaactcggaaaaaacctcaacccggtaactttCTCCGAACGAGTTTCGAACCCGCaccaactggtttcgcggtcagaaggGCTAAACATTACcctacaggtgtggacagtattaatcgaaataagaaaaaatgtttaatgtacCTTTAATTTCATTAGTAGTTTTGTatgaaggtctttcactgcaagcccagcaatCTCCAAAATTCCCTCTTTTTCGCCTATCTTTCGGACGCCGCATTATATCTAAATGTCATGTCTTAATGTTGTATATAatcttttatcttcttcttcccctaaaattttctcccattcactgttctttccagtgcatccttcggaaGTTAGTTTCTTCTTAGTACCAGTATCTTTCCTTTTCCACATCTATTTCAGAATAATTCTTCCTTCAATCACTTTCATAGCacatcttcattttttattgtctgttcatttcacaccctccattcttcttaatattcacatttcaaaggCTCCCATTTGCTTCCCTTCACATCGTCGTAATACAGTATTCAACTTTCTGGGTCCTAAAATCGATATCTTCCAAGATaagagtacttgttcatcaacgtCATAGGAGATGGACAATATAATTTCCATCCATTGTAACGCAGTCTTCTGTCCTATGTTTAAAGATATCACAGCTTGTTATCATTTCTTTCACTCCGGTATGAAACTGTAGATCtgataaataaccaagtaacGGCTCACATCACAGTATGCTATTCTTGCAATACTAATTTCAAAGCCTtatgtcgtacaaaatttaatttaggacccaggttaattaaatttttcttgtGATGAATACTGTTATCTTtcagaataatgaatgattttattttaagAGAGATCACATTGATCATCATATACAATGTTGATTGTTAGGCACTTATATATTTGTGGTTTTGGTTTTTATGAGACATATTTAGGGCTATTAGACTTTCACTTGATTTGATGACTACTAACACCTCTCAAAATAATCAATGCTGtttcattaatataaattatattgataATGTCctttgatgttgatgaacaagtacttatAACTCGGGTGATATTAATTTAGCATTCATGCTTATTAGACCTTTCGTTTCTTTGGATTAAAACTGCAACCTCATGCATtatataatgtttttaaatatgtgATGTAAGTTAAATACTTGACACTGACGagtattttcaaatttaaaactgaTAGTTTTAAAgacaattatttcattaaaaaatgagCTGGAATTTAGATTGGTACTTGATTTAACTGTAAAAGATTTATTGTCagttaaattaattatacagagTATAATAATATAGTTAGTGTAATAATTCAATACCCGAATTACCATTTATTGAAAAGTTATCCTTAACTTGAGACCTTACTGGCACAAGTACTCAGGCTACCTACATCATCCAATGGGTAACACAAATTCGGGAATATTGTCACTGAACAAAGCACAAAAATGAACTTCTCTATCTACAATCTTAAGGATTTAATCGTATTTAATTCAATAAGTAGTTGTGTTACCTAGAAATGTAAATCAATTATagacttttttattttcaaatggcttttaaggaacaaagAGGTTTATTGGAGTCCCCACAAAAAcccgccatcagtctctatccatagcaagattaatccagtccctagcatcatatcccgcctccacaaaatctattttaatattacactcccatctacgtcttggccatCCCAAAGTCTTTTCCTTCAAGTcattcaactaacactctatatgcatttctggattcactcatagcTGCTACATTCTCTGCCCATCTCAGACCTCTAGGCTTAGTACTCCTAATTATGTTGGGAAgaaggaatacaatgcgtacagttctgtgttgagtaactttctccactgTCCTGTAACCTCATTCCTCTTAGCCACAattattttccgaagcaccttattctcgaacattgtttaacttctgttcctctctcaaagtgaaaatccaagtttcacactCTTACAGAACAATCGTTAATATACatgatttataaattctttcagtttgATTGAAAGTACattggatgaaaaaaaaaatatgaaccgaataatagcaggcttttctcatatttattccgcgtttaatttcctcccaagtgtcatttatatttataactgTTGCTCCAAACTGCTTTAATTTCTCCATCTTTGTAAAGGATATGTTTCCAATTTCTATGAATTATAGAGTACAGAGTGCAAAAATTCTATGCCCAAAGGTCAAGGTTTCGTAATCGACCTAAAATCAAGCATGTTTTGTTACATAATAGaaacaatactgggtgttcatttcaaagtgtgtcatgacgtcactattgttgggtcaacgatttgaagcgagtttcagcttatatgttggagaagttgcctattatttaaggcgttcttcaatctgaacttgagaacgtgtacggtataacttgaacgtcgtagcaacagatggcggtctgtatggtctgtgtgctacataacctctttcgaactgtgttttgcgccggcaagtcgtacgcagggtatttgttatcatcggttgcgtacggtaacattccacaacacaaatcaaatgctccgtgtccatgttgaccgtcgaagttaatgtcaacaaatacgtaagtaatcgtcttaaaccTCTCCCCCttttcccgacagtacgtatttccaaacagttcacattcctgccactaccggcgttaccgtacgtatcggtactactcttcagaatgaacgccgtacttgttaggcaacttttctgcctcttaggttatacacctctgcggaagtgtaggaagattgaattctctaggctcatcggctagccacatgacggcatacagcgagccatgacacattttgaactgaccACCCAGTATAATTGATATGCTATGGGCCAACAAAGGTCCGAAATTCTTCAGAATGAAACCCAAGCACATAACTTAGATATTTCACATTTGACAATTTGAAGTATTTGAActtgtttctaattttttttgtgcgggtttatgattgttttctacATGGTAACGACCAAGTGAACACAACATCTGATAGAGGTGCTATGGATCATGTTGCTGGCCTCCGTGAGGCAGCCTAAACTATATGAGAAACCCCTCAGATGTTTGAGCTTAGTCTTTGCTGTATTATCATTGACCTATCCAATTGTTTTAAGGCCTAATTATATTGATTTCACATTCAATAGAcactttataaatattattttgaggTATATTTTCCAGAACTGAAATAAAAAGCGACACATGTATACATTAGGAACAGTGTAACgtaaatttgaacatattaatgtGTGCATGAAGAGCTAATttgaagattggaaataaattatggaatagACCAATTATTCTTTGTGgtatttacagcataatatgcTGCAATGTTATCCTATTTTAAATTGTGACGAATTAATAAGAAATGTTTAActtcatatatataattttaccttATGACGTGTATGGAGGTATATATTtccagttttgtaattttacgAGTTAACATCAAAGTCATGAAATGGATGAAACACTTTCATGAGAATAACAGATATATACCAATAAAACTgaagtattaaaataaatgtgtaaaaatgTACGAGAACTTTCTTAAAGAACAATGACTTATGTTACTTAGATTAATATCTAAGTTTAGAttgatgtgatgtgattggttatATGTTATTTATACTGCCATAGGAGCTATGTaatacagagacattattatgacgtgATGCGAGAAAACGTTGGGTGACTCCTGGCCCACTGCTAGCGTGGATTCCGGCGACAGCAT
The window above is part of the Periplaneta americana isolate PAMFEO1 chromosome 11, P.americana_PAMFEO1_priV1, whole genome shotgun sequence genome. Proteins encoded here:
- the LOC138709056 gene encoding leucine-rich repeat-containing protein 4B-like isoform X1, translating into MILLLLFWTTTAVIWTTVASECDVITSCFKIRGCGPVFYNCSGENIPRLSDSYFSAYDTIDTIRHLTINDAQLSEIDSDFFLRKNILRHLNLSRNLLDSLDSEVFVSLNNLIILDLSHNRLTYINSVLFSGQTELQELILSYNRLTTFNESILFANQSQLLRLDLSRNQIAFLTHNLFVPLTKLENLILTGNKITHFDEWQLYPLRSLRKFCVNENELHCNCEIIHLVWLLGLKNVSNVEVTCRNSTTGNEINLLDADFDTFCNKPDFTTMKIPSDLLETENKFSDSWDNIKKDIIIYVLSSLIAIFFLVLMLWKIKVCYHEGLFFSRRLNTSYDNVLPNHEYYYEEVGVAANSITPVNLSSLPVRSNVPTVGPPLNPSTERSQKRVNVTVQYDDVGNDRISNINGYDYVTQGETVLRDRDSAYIVPP